The Pseudomonas orientalis genome contains a region encoding:
- a CDS encoding IS4 family transposase codes for MQAIRFLHRALAQALPSIHSRRLTTLMSCVSSLLQGRRLTLTALGRFMPGQAFPKHAIKRVDRLLGNQHLRAERPLFYWVILRALLGSMKHPLILVDWSRINAPGNAFLLRAAIPLAGRSFPIYESVHEHEGCPQYQSRLLKTLAELLPDGCVPVMVTDAGFRRPWMKAVAARGWYYVARIRNRELYRREESEWLPVKNLYALATSSPKSLGRVEMTRSAPHLIDLYCVRHLAKGRKHQRVTGSIAKSKLSRQSARREREPWLLASNLKQDEWNPAKVVAIYKRRMQIEEGFRDVKSEHLGLGLNLHRSHCPKRIEVLLLIAALANYLLFLTGLQARESGLERRYQSNSIKEKRVLSLWRLGLEYWRSCTDFGGRGHLEILERALHDEVRHQAQSLG; via the coding sequence ATGCAGGCCATCCGATTTTTACACAGAGCGCTCGCTCAAGCACTGCCTTCAATCCACTCTCGTCGCCTGACAACACTGATGAGTTGTGTCAGTTCGTTACTGCAAGGCCGCCGCCTGACGCTGACAGCGCTCGGACGTTTTATGCCAGGTCAGGCATTCCCAAAACATGCAATCAAGCGGGTTGATCGGTTACTGGGCAATCAACACCTCAGAGCAGAGCGCCCGCTGTTTTACTGGGTGATCCTGCGGGCGTTGCTGGGGTCGATGAAGCATCCATTAATTCTGGTCGACTGGTCCCGAATTAATGCTCCCGGCAACGCGTTTTTGTTGAGAGCCGCGATACCGCTGGCGGGGCGCTCATTTCCTATTTATGAAAGTGTTCATGAACACGAAGGTTGCCCCCAATATCAAAGCCGCCTGCTCAAAACACTGGCTGAACTACTGCCTGATGGGTGTGTTCCAGTGATGGTTACCGATGCAGGTTTCCGGCGCCCATGGATGAAAGCAGTGGCCGCACGGGGCTGGTACTACGTGGCTCGCATACGAAATCGTGAGCTTTATCGGCGTGAAGAAAGTGAGTGGCTTCCCGTGAAGAATTTGTACGCGTTGGCCACCTCTTCCCCCAAGTCGCTTGGTCGTGTCGAGATGACGCGCAGTGCTCCTCATTTGATCGATTTGTACTGTGTGCGACACTTAGCCAAGGGCCGCAAGCATCAACGAGTGACCGGTTCAATCGCCAAAAGTAAGCTCAGCCGACAGTCAGCCAGGCGTGAACGGGAGCCTTGGTTGCTTGCCAGCAATCTGAAGCAAGACGAATGGAATCCAGCAAAAGTCGTAGCGATTTATAAGCGCCGTATGCAGATCGAAGAAGGCTTTCGAGACGTAAAAAGTGAGCACTTGGGATTGGGCCTTAATCTGCATCGAAGCCATTGTCCAAAGCGCATTGAGGTGCTGTTGTTGATTGCTGCTTTGGCCAACTACCTGCTCTTTTTAACAGGGCTGCAGGCACGAGAAAGCGGTTTGGAACGACGCTACCAAAGCAACAGCATCAAAGAAAAGCGAGTGCTCTCATTGTGGCGACTAGGCTTGGAATACTGGCGAAGCTGCACAGACTTTGGAGGCCGAGGACACTTGGAAATATTGGAACGGGCTCTGCATGATGAGGTGCGCCATCAAGCGCAGAGCTTAGGGTAA
- a CDS encoding SMI1/KNR4 family protein — protein sequence MINKLISLLSPPSQRIFDNAAWANFESEGNPRFPNDFKQLISIYGCGAVDDFLWILDPFSKNPNLNFEKIKYFIDTYAVMRQEFLSDYPRPAYPAEGSFLPWAVTDNGETLVWLVNGEPESWKVAIHSSDQGAEEVYNFGCVEFLLKLLSRDISSKILPSQFPPDDLDNHFFRIAD from the coding sequence ATGATAAATAAGCTGATTAGTCTTCTTTCGCCACCCTCTCAGCGAATCTTCGATAACGCGGCTTGGGCGAACTTTGAATCTGAGGGAAATCCACGATTTCCGAATGATTTCAAGCAGTTAATATCAATTTACGGATGTGGGGCAGTAGACGATTTTTTATGGATTCTAGACCCGTTTTCAAAAAATCCAAACTTGAATTTTGAAAAAATCAAATACTTTATAGATACATACGCTGTAATGAGGCAGGAGTTTTTGTCGGACTATCCGAGACCAGCTTACCCTGCGGAAGGTTCTTTTCTTCCTTGGGCGGTAACGGATAATGGAGAAACTCTTGTTTGGTTAGTCAATGGAGAACCAGAGTCATGGAAAGTTGCAATTCATAGCTCGGATCAGGGGGCGGAGGAGGTCTACAATTTTGGCTGTGTTGAGTTTCTTTTAAAGTTGCTTAGCAGAGATATTTCGTCAAAAATTTTGCCCAGTCAGTTTCCCCCTGATGATCTAGATAATCATTTCTTTAGGATTGCTGATTAG
- a CDS encoding VENN motif pre-toxin domain-containing protein: MPIGTLIAFNHGDSDSGTTSSAISNGTLNIRDPAKQQQDVATLSHDVEHANGAISPIFDKEKEQKRLRQVQLIADIGTQAADITRTQGAINAANAQKDPEAIAAARDKLIREGNTQPTDKEIAAQVTRTVMQPYETGGDYQRAAQAVTAALQGLAGGDIGSALAGASAPYLANIIKQSAQDNDTARIMAHVVLGAVVAQAQGNSAVAGAAGAGTGELIAAQLYPGIKTENLSEKQKQTVSALSTLASGLAGGLAGGDLSGALAGAKAGNNAVENNSVADIAIALTEGKTLEQKAEERINAENEHYKEQNCAGLSAEACSAQMYAERRESLAYTLAGGAVVIGTVAGGMLLGPALLNACGMNPVACTELTIAAAEVPFGAAMAGGGALGVGGFGSLGKEVAATADAAAAARNVEAAKGGALDAKGLGQTGGAVTSGTTLDLFSATRGKDLSKLTNQQVGDLGEDISKVFLRDNNHTDIFAVQNRSGNGIDIVSRTPDGRLAFTEVKTSRTGNVGDLSVRQQNMTTFIEDVLGQAASRQGRYKSISVAEQQQARQMLREFRRAPENVSGNLIGVDLQGEVLRVSPWARN, translated from the coding sequence ATGCCCATCGGCACCTTGATCGCGTTCAATCATGGCGACAGCGACAGCGGCACCACGTCCTCGGCCATTTCCAACGGCACCCTCAACATCCGCGACCCTGCCAAACAGCAGCAGGACGTGGCAACGCTGAGCCACGATGTTGAACACGCCAACGGCGCCATCAGCCCCATCTTCGATAAGGAGAAAGAGCAGAAACGGCTGCGGCAGGTGCAGTTGATTGCGGATATTGGCACTCAAGCGGCGGATATCACACGCACTCAAGGTGCCATTAACGCGGCCAATGCTCAAAAAGATCCCGAAGCGATAGCGGCTGCGCGAGACAAACTTATCCGTGAGGGCAATACCCAGCCGACGGATAAAGAGATCGCCGCACAGGTGACCCGTACGGTGATGCAGCCGTACGAAACGGGGGGCGATTATCAACGTGCCGCTCAAGCGGTGACGGCAGCTTTGCAAGGACTGGCAGGCGGGGACATCGGCTCCGCCCTCGCAGGCGCGTCGGCGCCTTATCTGGCGAACATCATCAAGCAGTCAGCGCAGGACAACGATACCGCCCGAATCATGGCCCACGTGGTATTGGGTGCTGTAGTTGCACAAGCCCAAGGGAACTCGGCGGTTGCCGGTGCCGCAGGAGCTGGTACGGGGGAGTTGATTGCGGCGCAGTTGTATCCGGGTATTAAAACCGAGAATTTGAGCGAGAAGCAGAAACAGACCGTATCGGCGCTTTCGACATTGGCGTCGGGCTTGGCAGGCGGGCTTGCAGGAGGTGACCTGAGCGGTGCACTTGCCGGTGCAAAGGCTGGCAACAATGCGGTTGAGAACAACTCAGTGGCTGATATTGCCATTGCATTAACTGAGGGTAAGACGCTTGAACAAAAAGCCGAAGAGCGCATCAACGCTGAAAACGAGCACTACAAGGAGCAAAACTGTGCAGGACTGAGCGCAGAGGCGTGCTCGGCGCAAATGTATGCCGAGCGCCGTGAAAGCCTTGCTTATACGTTGGCGGGTGGTGCTGTTGTAATCGGAACAGTGGCAGGAGGCATGTTGCTTGGTCCAGCCCTGTTAAATGCCTGTGGGATGAACCCAGTAGCTTGTACCGAACTGACCATAGCAGCAGCAGAGGTGCCTTTTGGTGCCGCGATGGCTGGTGGTGGGGCTCTGGGAGTTGGTGGATTTGGTAGTCTTGGGAAGGAGGTAGCAGCTACTGCGGATGCTGCGGCGGCGGCGCGGAATGTTGAGGCTGCAAAAGGTGGCGCTCTTGATGCAAAAGGGCTAGGTCAGACAGGTGGAGCCGTTACTTCGGGTACGACACTTGATCTGTTTTCAGCCACCCGAGGTAAAGATCTTTCGAAGCTAACCAATCAGCAGGTTGGTGACCTAGGTGAAGATATCTCCAAGGTCTTCTTGCGTGACAACAACCACACTGACATCTTCGCTGTGCAGAACCGCAGTGGTAACGGCATCGACATTGTCAGCCGTACACCGGATGGCCGCCTCGCGTTCACTGAAGTAAAAACTTCGCGAACGGGGAATGTGGGAGATCTTTCTGTACGACAGCAGAACATGACAACGTTCATCGAGGATGTTCTGGGTCAGGCAGCTAGTCGACAAGGTCGTTACAAGAGCATCAGCGTGGCAGAGCAGCAGCAGGCTAGGCAGATGCTTAGGGAGTTCAGGCGTGCCCCTGAAAATGTGAGTGGTAATTTGATCGGCGTTGACCTACAGGGTGAAGTATTGCGGGTCTCACCTTGGGCGCGTAATTGA